In one Bos mutus isolate GX-2022 chromosome 19, NWIPB_WYAK_1.1, whole genome shotgun sequence genomic region, the following are encoded:
- the NUP88 gene encoding nuclear pore complex protein Nup88 isoform X2 has product MAGAEGGPGDGELWQTWLPNHAVFLRLREGLKNQSSTETEKPASSLPSSPPLPPQLLTRNLVLGLGGELFLWDPEESSFLVVRLRSPSGAGEEPSLSQYQRLLCINPPLFEIYQVLLSPTQHHVALIGIKGLMILELPKRWGKNSEFEGGKSTVNCSTTPVAERFFTSSTSLTLKHAAWYPSEMLEPHIVLLTSDNVIRIYSLREPQTPTKVIVLSEAEEESLILNKGAYTASLGETAVAFDFGPLSAVPKHIFGQKGKEEVAAYPLYILYENGETFLTYISLLHSPGSVGKLLGPLPMHPAAEDNYGYDACAVLCLPCVPNILVIATESGMLYHCVVLEGEEEDDQTSEKSWDSRADLIPSLYVFECVELELALKLASGEDEPFDSDFSCPIKLHRDPKCPSRYHCTHEAGVHSVGLTWIHKLHKFLGSDEEDKDSLQELATEQKCFVEHILCTKPLPCRQPAPIRGFWIVPDILGPTMICITSTYECLIRPLLSTVHPASPPLLCTREDAEVAESPLRILAETPDSFEKHIRSILQRSVANPAFLKSSEKDMAPPPEECLQLISRATQVFREQYILKQDLAKEEIQRRVKLLCDQKKKQLEDLNYCREERKSLREMAERLADKYEEAKEKQEDIMNRMKKVLHSFHSQLPVLSDSERDMKKELQLIPDQLRHLGNAIKQVTMKKDYQQRKMEKVLSPQKPTITLSAYQRKCIQSILKEEGEHIREMVKQINDIRNHVNF; this is encoded by the exons ATGGCGGGCGCCGAAGGCGGCCCGGGCGACGGTGAGCTGTGGCAGACCTGGCTGCCCAACCACGCCGTGTTTTTGCGGCTCCGAGAAGGACTGAAAAACCAGAGCTCAACCGAAACTGAGAAGCCGGCTTCATCATTGCCTTCGTCGCCGCCGCTGCCTCCTCAGTTGTTGACGAGAAACCTGGTCTTGGGCCTCGGCGGAGAACTCTTTCTGTGGGACCCAGAAGAGAGCTCCTTCTTAGTCGTGCGCCTTCGGAGCCCCAGCGGCGCTGGTGAGGAGCCCTCCCTCTCCCAGTACCAG AGATTGCTTTGCATAAATCCACCCCTGTTTGAAATCTATCAAGTCTTGTTAAGCCCAACACAACATCATGTAGCACTTATAGGAATAAAAGGACTTATGATATTAGAATTACCtaaaagatggggaaagaatTCTGAATTTGAAGGTGGAAAATCAACAGTGAATTGTAG TACCACTCCCGTTGCTGAGAGATTTTTCACCAGTTCCACCTCTCTGACTCTGAAGCATGCTGCCTGGTATCCGAGCGAGATGCTAGAGCCCCACATAGTGCTGTTAACGTCAGACAATGTCATAAG AATTTACTCTTTGCGTGAGCCCCAGACACCGACCAAGGTCATTGTACTTtcagaagcagaagaggaaagTCTAATACTCAACAAAGg GGCCTACACTGCATCTCTGGGAGAGACAGCAGTTGCATTTGACTTTGGGCCATTGTCAGCAGTCCCGAAGCACATATTTGgacaaaaaggcaaagaagaagtaGCAGCTTACCCTCTGTACATCTTATATGAGAATGGGGAGACTTTCCTTACATACATTAGTCTGTTGCACAG CCCTGGGAGTGTGGGCAAGCTGTTGGGCCCGTTGCCCATGCATCCTGCTGCTGAAGATAACTATGGCTACGATGcttgtgctgtgctctgcttacCGTGTGTCCCTAACATCCTGGTGATTGCTACTGAATCAGGAATGCTGTATCACTGTGTTGTGCTGGAGGGGGAAGAAGAAGATGACCAAACA tCAGAAAAGTCCTGGGATTCCAGGGCTGACCTCATTCCATCTCTGTATGTGTTTGAGTGTGTTGAGTTGGAGCTTGCCCTGAAACTGGCATCTGGAGAGGATGAGCCCTTTGATTCTGACTTTTCTTGTCCAATCAAACTTCACAGAG ATCCCAAGTGTCCTTCAAGATACCACTGCACTCATGAAGCTGGTGTACACAGTGTGGGGCTAACTTGGATTCATAAACTTCACAAGTTTCTTGGGTCAG atgaagaagatAAGGACAGTTTACAGGAACTGGCTACAGAACAGAAATGCTTTGTAGAACACATTCTTTGTACAAAGCCACTGCCGTGCAG ACAGCCAGCTCCGATTCGAGGATTCTGGATTGTCCCTGACATCCTGGGGCCAACGATGATCTGCATCACCAGTACCTACGAATGCCTCATCAGGCCTTTACT aaGCACAGTCCATCCAGCGTCTCCTCCCCTGCTTTGCACCCGAGAGGATGCTGAAGTAGCAGAGTCTCCCCTTCGTATTCTGGCTGAAACCCCGGATTCCTTTGAAAAGCATATTAGAAGCATTTTGCAACGTAGTGTTGCAAATCCAGCATTTTTGAA atcatcTGAAAAAGATATGGCTCCTCCTCCCGAAGAATGTCTTCAGCTCATCAGCAGAGCCACCCAGGTGTTCAGAGAACAGTACATTCTAAAACAGGACCTGGCAAAGGAGGAGATTCAGCGGAG GGTCAAATTGTTatgtgaccaaaaaaagaaacaattagaaGATCTCAATTATTGTCGAGAGGAGAG GAAAAGTCTACGGGAAATGGCTGAGCGCTTAGCTGACAAATACGAGGAAGCCAAGGAAAAACAGGAAGACATCATGAACAG GATGAAAAAAGTACTTCACAGTTTTCACTCTCAGCTCCCAGTCCTCTCTGACAGTGAGAGAGACATGAAGAAAGAATTACAGCTGATACCTGATCAACTTAGACATTTGGGCAATGCCATCAAACAG GTTACTATGAAAAAAGACTATCAACAACGAAAGATGGAAAAGGTACTGAGTCCTCAAAAGCCCACCATTACTCTCAGCGCCTACCAGCGAAAATGCattcagtccatcctgaaggagga GGGCGAGCACATAAGAGAAATGGTGAAGCAAATTAACGACATCCGAAATCATGTAAACTTCTGA
- the NUP88 gene encoding nuclear pore complex protein Nup88 isoform X1 codes for MAGAEGGPGDGELWQTWLPNHAVFLRLREGLKNQSSTETEKPASSLPSSPPLPPQLLTRNLVLGLGGELFLWDPEESSFLVVRLRSPSGAGEEPSLSQYQRLLCINPPLFEIYQVLLSPTQHHVALIGIKGLMILELPKRWGKNSEFEGGKSTVNCSTTPVAERFFTSSTSLTLKHAAWYPSEMLEPHIVLLTSDNVIRIYSLREPQTPTKVIVLSEAEEESLILNKGRAYTASLGETAVAFDFGPLSAVPKHIFGQKGKEEVAAYPLYILYENGETFLTYISLLHSPGSVGKLLGPLPMHPAAEDNYGYDACAVLCLPCVPNILVIATESGMLYHCVVLEGEEEDDQTSEKSWDSRADLIPSLYVFECVELELALKLASGEDEPFDSDFSCPIKLHRDPKCPSRYHCTHEAGVHSVGLTWIHKLHKFLGSDEEDKDSLQELATEQKCFVEHILCTKPLPCRQPAPIRGFWIVPDILGPTMICITSTYECLIRPLLSTVHPASPPLLCTREDAEVAESPLRILAETPDSFEKHIRSILQRSVANPAFLKSSEKDMAPPPEECLQLISRATQVFREQYILKQDLAKEEIQRRVKLLCDQKKKQLEDLNYCREERKSLREMAERLADKYEEAKEKQEDIMNRMKKVLHSFHSQLPVLSDSERDMKKELQLIPDQLRHLGNAIKQVTMKKDYQQRKMEKVLSPQKPTITLSAYQRKCIQSILKEEGEHIREMVKQINDIRNHVNF; via the exons ATGGCGGGCGCCGAAGGCGGCCCGGGCGACGGTGAGCTGTGGCAGACCTGGCTGCCCAACCACGCCGTGTTTTTGCGGCTCCGAGAAGGACTGAAAAACCAGAGCTCAACCGAAACTGAGAAGCCGGCTTCATCATTGCCTTCGTCGCCGCCGCTGCCTCCTCAGTTGTTGACGAGAAACCTGGTCTTGGGCCTCGGCGGAGAACTCTTTCTGTGGGACCCAGAAGAGAGCTCCTTCTTAGTCGTGCGCCTTCGGAGCCCCAGCGGCGCTGGTGAGGAGCCCTCCCTCTCCCAGTACCAG AGATTGCTTTGCATAAATCCACCCCTGTTTGAAATCTATCAAGTCTTGTTAAGCCCAACACAACATCATGTAGCACTTATAGGAATAAAAGGACTTATGATATTAGAATTACCtaaaagatggggaaagaatTCTGAATTTGAAGGTGGAAAATCAACAGTGAATTGTAG TACCACTCCCGTTGCTGAGAGATTTTTCACCAGTTCCACCTCTCTGACTCTGAAGCATGCTGCCTGGTATCCGAGCGAGATGCTAGAGCCCCACATAGTGCTGTTAACGTCAGACAATGTCATAAG AATTTACTCTTTGCGTGAGCCCCAGACACCGACCAAGGTCATTGTACTTtcagaagcagaagaggaaagTCTAATACTCAACAAAGg AAGGGCCTACACTGCATCTCTGGGAGAGACAGCAGTTGCATTTGACTTTGGGCCATTGTCAGCAGTCCCGAAGCACATATTTGgacaaaaaggcaaagaagaagtaGCAGCTTACCCTCTGTACATCTTATATGAGAATGGGGAGACTTTCCTTACATACATTAGTCTGTTGCACAG CCCTGGGAGTGTGGGCAAGCTGTTGGGCCCGTTGCCCATGCATCCTGCTGCTGAAGATAACTATGGCTACGATGcttgtgctgtgctctgcttacCGTGTGTCCCTAACATCCTGGTGATTGCTACTGAATCAGGAATGCTGTATCACTGTGTTGTGCTGGAGGGGGAAGAAGAAGATGACCAAACA tCAGAAAAGTCCTGGGATTCCAGGGCTGACCTCATTCCATCTCTGTATGTGTTTGAGTGTGTTGAGTTGGAGCTTGCCCTGAAACTGGCATCTGGAGAGGATGAGCCCTTTGATTCTGACTTTTCTTGTCCAATCAAACTTCACAGAG ATCCCAAGTGTCCTTCAAGATACCACTGCACTCATGAAGCTGGTGTACACAGTGTGGGGCTAACTTGGATTCATAAACTTCACAAGTTTCTTGGGTCAG atgaagaagatAAGGACAGTTTACAGGAACTGGCTACAGAACAGAAATGCTTTGTAGAACACATTCTTTGTACAAAGCCACTGCCGTGCAG ACAGCCAGCTCCGATTCGAGGATTCTGGATTGTCCCTGACATCCTGGGGCCAACGATGATCTGCATCACCAGTACCTACGAATGCCTCATCAGGCCTTTACT aaGCACAGTCCATCCAGCGTCTCCTCCCCTGCTTTGCACCCGAGAGGATGCTGAAGTAGCAGAGTCTCCCCTTCGTATTCTGGCTGAAACCCCGGATTCCTTTGAAAAGCATATTAGAAGCATTTTGCAACGTAGTGTTGCAAATCCAGCATTTTTGAA atcatcTGAAAAAGATATGGCTCCTCCTCCCGAAGAATGTCTTCAGCTCATCAGCAGAGCCACCCAGGTGTTCAGAGAACAGTACATTCTAAAACAGGACCTGGCAAAGGAGGAGATTCAGCGGAG GGTCAAATTGTTatgtgaccaaaaaaagaaacaattagaaGATCTCAATTATTGTCGAGAGGAGAG GAAAAGTCTACGGGAAATGGCTGAGCGCTTAGCTGACAAATACGAGGAAGCCAAGGAAAAACAGGAAGACATCATGAACAG GATGAAAAAAGTACTTCACAGTTTTCACTCTCAGCTCCCAGTCCTCTCTGACAGTGAGAGAGACATGAAGAAAGAATTACAGCTGATACCTGATCAACTTAGACATTTGGGCAATGCCATCAAACAG GTTACTATGAAAAAAGACTATCAACAACGAAAGATGGAAAAGGTACTGAGTCCTCAAAAGCCCACCATTACTCTCAGCGCCTACCAGCGAAAATGCattcagtccatcctgaaggagga GGGCGAGCACATAAGAGAAATGGTGAAGCAAATTAACGACATCCGAAATCATGTAAACTTCTGA